The Candidatus Arthromitus sp. SFB-mouse-Japan genome includes a region encoding these proteins:
- a CDS encoding uracil-xanthine permease family protein yields MKNFILSIQHLLAMFGATVLVPILTGFDPSVAIFCAGLGTLIFHLCTKGKVPVFLGSSFAFIPVVISANQISNGDRAFAQGGIIIAGLIYVILSFLIKFIGIDKIKKYFPPQVTGAMIAVIGLNLLPSAIDMAIENLMISIITLSIAILINVYGKGFIKQLGILLAVTSGYIISLIFGEIDITSILNANLFQIPNFTLPKFSLEAIIIIAPIVIAVFMEHVGDMTTNGTVVGKNFIEDPGLNKTLLGDGLATIISGLIGGPANTTYGENTAVLAITKNYNPSLLRFTAIYAILLSFIGVFGAFLQSIPSAVMGGISIMLFSMIAFIGAKTIKDSKCFKNKRNLIIIASILIIGIGTSYLGNKGISIGIPITSNVSITGLSLAAIVGLILNRIINNKEFKTSK; encoded by the coding sequence ATGAAAAATTTTATTTTGTCAATTCAACATCTTCTAGCTATGTTTGGTGCAACGGTACTCGTTCCAATACTTACAGGGTTCGATCCATCTGTTGCAATATTTTGTGCAGGTCTTGGGACTTTAATTTTCCACCTTTGTACAAAAGGTAAGGTTCCAGTATTTTTAGGTTCAAGTTTTGCATTCATACCAGTCGTTATATCAGCAAATCAAATTTCAAATGGTGATAGGGCTTTTGCACAAGGTGGTATCATTATTGCTGGTCTTATATATGTTATACTTTCCTTCCTAATTAAATTTATCGGTATCGATAAAATCAAAAAATATTTTCCTCCTCAAGTAACAGGTGCTATGATTGCCGTTATAGGTCTTAATTTATTGCCTAGTGCTATTGATATGGCAATAGAAAACTTAATGATATCTATAATAACACTAAGTATAGCAATATTAATAAATGTGTATGGTAAAGGATTTATAAAACAACTAGGAATTTTACTTGCTGTTACATCTGGATATATAATAAGTTTAATTTTTGGTGAAATTGATATAACTTCTATATTAAACGCTAACTTATTCCAAATTCCAAATTTTACATTACCAAAATTTAGTTTGGAAGCAATAATAATAATTGCGCCAATAGTAATAGCTGTATTTATGGAGCATGTAGGAGACATGACAACTAATGGAACAGTTGTTGGAAAGAACTTTATAGAAGATCCAGGATTAAATAAAACTTTACTTGGAGATGGACTTGCTACAATTATATCAGGTCTTATAGGAGGACCTGCAAATACAACATATGGAGAGAATACTGCAGTACTAGCAATTACCAAAAACTATAACCCATCTTTATTAAGATTTACTGCTATATACGCAATACTTCTTTCATTCATAGGAGTATTTGGTGCATTTCTTCAAAGTATACCATCAGCAGTTATGGGTGGGATAAGTATAATGTTATTTTCAATGATAGCTTTTATAGGAGCAAAAACAATAAAAGATAGCAAATGTTTTAAAAATAAACGAAATTTAATAATAATAGCATCTATTTTAATAATAGGAATAGGAACAAGTTATTTAGGAAATAAGGGGATATCAATCGGTATTCCAATAACTTCAAATGTATCTATAACAGGATTAAGTCTAGCAGCTATTGTTGGATTGATATTAAATAGAATAATAAATAATAAGGAATTCAAAACTTCAAAATAA
- a CDS encoding DUF4368 domain-containing protein, which produces MMFCADCGKKLYQVRGKTIPKEREHFVCSTYRKVKGGCSSHQIRNIIVEELLLEDLQKIVAFAKNHEAEFVKLVMHKTEQNLLKEQRQNQKELDEAVNRISALDTIIGKLYEDHVFGKLTEDRFIKMSSDYEKEQEELKEKVEFLSEKIKTVKDQALNTDNFLKLVKKYTEIEELDAEIIREFVDKIIVFKAEKINGKRQQKIRIYYNCIGAIDIPNTESKTA; this is translated from the coding sequence ATGATGTTTTGTGCTGATTGTGGTAAAAAACTCTATCAAGTAAGAGGCAAAACCATACCTAAAGAAAGAGAGCATTTTGTCTGCTCTACCTATCGTAAGGTTAAAGGTGGTTGTTCTTCTCATCAGATAAGAAACATAATTGTGGAAGAACTGCTTCTGGAGGACTTGCAAAAGATAGTAGCTTTTGCTAAAAATCACGAAGCTGAATTTGTAAAATTAGTTATGCATAAAACTGAGCAGAATTTGCTTAAGGAGCAAAGGCAAAATCAAAAGGAGCTAGATGAAGCTGTAAACAGAATATCTGCCCTTGATACTATTATTGGCAAGCTCTATGAAGACCATGTCTTTGGTAAGCTAACAGAAGATAGGTTTATTAAGATGTCTTCTGACTATGAAAAAGAGCAAGAAGAACTAAAAGAGAAAGTAGAATTTCTTAGTGAAAAAATAAAGACTGTCAAAGACCAAGCTTTGAATACAGATAATTTTCTAAAGCTAGTAAAAAAGTACACTGAGATTGAAGAACTTGATGCAGAAATTATTAGGGAATTTGTGGACAAGATAATCGTCTTTAAAGCTGAGAAAATAAATGGCAAAAGACAGCAGAAAATAAGGATATACTATAACTGCATTGGTGCTATAGATATTCCTAATACAGAAAGCAAAACGGCATAG
- a CDS encoding phosphatase, whose product MKFLIDTHSHTIASGHAYSTINEMVLAASKKGLKLLCITDHTPNMPGAAHEIYFRNFKVIDRFLHGVEVFMGAELNLIDYEGGVDLPVNVLRRLDVCIASFHTICLKSGTLEENTNTFLKVMDNPYVNIIGHPENGSVPINFEAIVEKAKNTNTLIEVNNSSLKPNSSRTNTHENLKKLLETCKKIGAFITIGSDSHFYTQVGENELAIKLINEVNFPHELIINTNVQKFKEFIQIKRKNIIEKI is encoded by the coding sequence ATGAAGTTTTTAATAGATACTCATTCACATACAATTGCCAGTGGTCATGCTTATTCTACAATAAATGAAATGGTATTAGCTGCAAGTAAAAAAGGGTTAAAGCTTTTATGTATTACAGATCATACACCTAATATGCCAGGTGCTGCTCACGAAATATATTTCAGAAATTTTAAGGTAATAGATAGGTTTCTTCATGGTGTTGAGGTTTTTATGGGGGCAGAATTAAATCTCATAGATTATGAAGGGGGAGTTGATCTTCCAGTTAATGTATTACGTCGGTTAGATGTTTGCATTGCAAGCTTTCATACTATTTGTTTAAAATCTGGAACACTTGAAGAAAATACAAATACTTTTCTTAAAGTTATGGATAACCCATATGTAAATATAATTGGACATCCTGAAAATGGAAGTGTTCCAATTAATTTTGAGGCAATTGTTGAAAAAGCTAAAAATACAAATACTCTAATAGAAGTAAATAATTCTTCTCTAAAACCAAATAGTAGTAGGACTAATACTCATGAGAATCTTAAAAAACTTTTAGAAACATGCAAAAAAATTGGAGCATTTATTACAATTGGGAGTGATTCCCATTTTTATACACAAGTTGGAGAAAATGAACTTGCTATTAAATTAATAAATGAGGTTAATTTTCCTCATGAACTAATAATTAATACAAATGTTCAAAAATTTAAAGAATTTATACAAATAAAACGTAAAAATATTATTGAAAAAATATAA
- a CDS encoding phage major capsid protein → MLNTRIYNQAFCSKMRGTLVNHDDLKEGQIDGGFQLPNDNLDKFYKALEKDNLFRRLATVLSLTNLEGTVHATTSTGSAGVVEEGNLIPEDGDKFTQFPVRSYKIASIAKLKESFVSNNNFNLEKYLNTDFARRFGRAKEDLFINGNGTTEPTGILSVSESINAKATNILSYDEIVELYFSIEVEYRKDAVFIMNDETAFYLRTLKDDDGNYLWNSNNDTIFGKEVITSPYMPSIESGKQPIIFGDLSFYWVIERKPLAIQVLSKLYKNQGQVGFIGYERVDGKLIRPEAVKTIKMA, encoded by the coding sequence ATGTTAAACACAAGAATTTATAATCAAGCATTTTGTAGCAAAATGAGAGGCACTTTGGTAAATCATGATGATTTAAAAGAAGGCCAAATAGATGGAGGTTTTCAGCTTCCTAATGATAACCTAGACAAATTCTATAAGGCTCTAGAAAAAGATAACCTTTTTAGAAGGCTTGCAACTGTTCTTAGCCTAACAAATCTTGAAGGTACAGTTCATGCTACTACTTCTACAGGCAGTGCTGGGGTTGTAGAGGAAGGAAATCTTATCCCAGAGGATGGAGATAAGTTCACTCAGTTTCCTGTAAGGTCATATAAGATTGCTAGTATAGCAAAGCTTAAGGAATCATTTGTGTCCAATAATAACTTTAATCTAGAAAAATATCTAAATACTGATTTTGCTAGAAGATTTGGTAGAGCTAAAGAAGATTTATTCATCAATGGTAATGGAACAACAGAGCCTACAGGCATCTTATCTGTTAGTGAATCAATAAATGCTAAGGCTACTAATATATTATCTTATGATGAGATAGTGGAACTGTATTTTTCAATAGAAGTAGAATACAGAAAAGATGCTGTATTTATTATGAATGATGAAACAGCTTTTTATCTTAGAACATTAAAAGATGATGATGGTAACTATTTATGGAATTCTAATAATGATACGATCTTTGGTAAAGAAGTTATTACATCTCCCTATATGCCAAGTATTGAATCTGGCAAACAGCCTATTATCTTTGGAGATTTATCCTTCTACTGGGTAATTGAAAGAAAGCCTTTAGCTATACAGGTATTAAGTAAACTATACAAAAATCAAGGTCAAGTGGGCTTTATAGGCTATGAGAGAGTTGACGGTAAGCTTATAAGACCAGAGGCAGTTAAAACAATTAAGATGGCTTAA
- a CDS encoding TDT family transporter — MKDFLSKIPVPIVAVSLGLASLGNLLKPSSKFLYAFCGILALIFLLLMISKIIFCTPTFIEEFRMPVTSSVFASFFMAVMVLTNYIADRFITFAFIIWVFSVIGHIILIIYFTIRRVYNFSLKDIFPTYFVTYVGIIVAAITSVPFKMQPVGKVIFVFGLAAYVVLFILITLRYIKHEVHVSLKPLFCIYTAPMSLAIAGYSAVFEQKSLKFLFIAGCIAQLLYLIVLTQLPKLLRSQFYPSFAAFTFPFVITATALKQVVANISTVATIPIWMTALVNIEIFIAIILVSYSVIHYLIYLYKILPMNRLKSQS, encoded by the coding sequence ATGAAAGATTTTTTATCAAAAATACCAGTGCCTATAGTTGCGGTTAGTTTAGGATTAGCATCTCTAGGAAATTTATTAAAACCGTCCTCCAAATTTCTGTATGCGTTCTGTGGTATTCTTGCACTTATTTTTTTACTATTAATGATATCTAAAATTATTTTTTGTACTCCAACTTTTATAGAAGAGTTTAGAATGCCTGTAACGTCGAGTGTATTCGCCTCATTCTTTATGGCTGTTATGGTATTAACAAATTATATAGCAGATCGATTCATTACATTTGCATTTATAATTTGGGTTTTTAGTGTTATCGGTCACATTATTCTTATCATATATTTCACAATACGTAGAGTATATAATTTCTCACTTAAAGATATTTTCCCAACTTATTTTGTTACTTATGTTGGAATTATAGTTGCAGCGATCACATCTGTTCCCTTTAAAATGCAACCTGTAGGAAAAGTAATTTTTGTTTTCGGATTAGCTGCTTATGTCGTTTTGTTTATCCTAATTACACTTAGATACATTAAACATGAAGTTCATGTGTCATTAAAACCTTTGTTTTGTATTTATACAGCACCTATGAGTTTAGCGATTGCTGGGTATAGTGCTGTCTTTGAACAGAAGTCACTTAAATTTTTATTTATTGCTGGATGTATAGCTCAACTTTTGTATTTAATTGTTTTGACTCAATTACCAAAATTATTAAGATCACAATTTTATCCTAGTTTTGCTGCATTTACATTTCCTTTTGTGATTACTGCGACAGCGTTAAAACAAGTTGTGGCTAATATAAGTACAGTTGCAACAATTCCTATATGGATGACAGCACTTGTTAATATTGAAATATTCATAGCAATAATATTAGTTTCTTATTCAGTAATTCATTATTTAATTTATTTATACAAAATCTTACCAATGAATAGATTAAAAAGTCAAAGTTAA
- the pyrR gene encoding bifunctional pyr operon transcriptional regulator/uracil phosphoribosyltransferase PyrR codes for MRRIIVRKLLDEKSISRSITRISHEIIEKNKGSDNIVLIGIKTRGIYLARRIGEEIKRFENKTLDIGELDISLYRDDLQTISEEPTINGSKINFDIKNKVIILIDDVLYTGRTIRSALDALIDIARPKSIQLAVLVDRGHRELPIRPDYVGKNIPTSKDEIIHVNLKEIDDVEDSITITKKSN; via the coding sequence ATGAGGAGGATAATTGTGAGGAAGTTATTAGATGAAAAATCTATCAGTAGATCTATAACAAGAATAAGTCATGAAATAATCGAAAAAAATAAAGGCTCTGATAACATTGTACTTATCGGTATTAAAACGAGAGGAATTTATCTTGCAAGAAGAATCGGTGAAGAAATAAAACGTTTCGAAAATAAAACTTTGGATATTGGAGAGCTTGATATAAGTCTTTACAGAGATGATCTCCAAACCATCTCAGAAGAGCCAACTATAAATGGTTCAAAGATAAATTTCGATATAAAAAACAAGGTTATTATTCTTATTGATGATGTTTTATATACAGGAAGGACAATTAGAAGTGCATTAGACGCTTTAATAGATATTGCAAGACCAAAGTCAATTCAATTAGCTGTGTTAGTTGATAGAGGTCATAGAGAACTTCCAATACGTCCTGATTATGTAGGTAAAAATATTCCAACATCAAAAGATGAAATTATACATGTGAATTTAAAAGAAATTGACGATGTAGAAGATTCTATCACAATAACTAAAAAATCAAATTAA
- a CDS encoding recombinase family protein yields MFRQLNKVKTHMVSTGNRITALYCRLSRDDELSGDSNSIKNQKAILQKYADDNGLKNTVFYIDDGFSGTTFDRPDFNLMINDIEAGKVETVIIKDMSRFGRNYLKVGYYRDNLSRS; encoded by the coding sequence ATGTTTAGACAGTTAAATAAGGTAAAGACACATATGGTTAGCACTGGTAATAGAATTACAGCCCTTTACTGCAGACTATCAAGAGATGATGAATTATCTGGTGATAGTAATAGTATTAAAAATCAGAAGGCGATTTTACAAAAGTATGCAGATGATAATGGCTTGAAAAACACAGTATTCTATATAGATGATGGCTTTAGTGGCACTACTTTTGATAGGCCAGACTTTAATCTTATGATTAATGATATAGAAGCTGGGAAAGTAGAAACTGTTATTATTAAAGATATGTCTCGTTTTGGAAGAAATTATCTAAAGGTTGGCTATTACCGAGATAATCTTTCCCGAAGCTGA